The proteins below come from a single Cylindrospermopsis raciborskii Cr2010 genomic window:
- a CDS encoding ROK family protein, translated as MGLVIGIDLGGTSIKSGVFDPNGKRLQSITLQTPKPATPEAVLSTMLEGINSLIKQNDRILALGVGTPGPVDAAGRVAKVAINLEGWDNVPLAEWLENRTGIPTILANDANCAGLGEAWLGAGRDFQNLILLTLGTGVGGAIILDGKLFVGHQGAAGELGLITLNPNGPLCNSGNQGSLEQYTSIGAISRRTGKDPAILGKLAQQGDIQSLTFWQEYGKDLGIGLTSLIYVLTPQAIIIGGGISASFEYFLPAMQEEIETRVLPSSRIGLQILKAQLGNSAGMAGAAKLAWNK; from the coding sequence ATGGGACTGGTAATTGGTATTGATCTGGGTGGAACATCCATAAAATCAGGCGTATTTGACCCTAATGGTAAACGCTTACAAAGCATAACATTACAGACTCCTAAACCAGCGACTCCAGAAGCTGTATTATCTACAATGTTAGAGGGGATAAATTCCCTGATTAAGCAAAATGATAGAATCCTAGCCCTAGGGGTAGGAACTCCAGGCCCCGTGGATGCAGCGGGGAGAGTTGCCAAAGTGGCCATCAACCTTGAGGGATGGGACAATGTACCCTTAGCGGAATGGTTAGAAAACCGTACGGGAATACCCACAATTCTTGCCAATGATGCCAACTGTGCAGGGTTAGGAGAAGCATGGTTGGGTGCAGGGCGTGATTTTCAAAACTTGATCTTGTTGACCTTGGGAACCGGTGTGGGTGGAGCCATTATTTTGGATGGTAAACTATTTGTTGGTCATCAGGGTGCAGCAGGGGAGCTAGGACTAATTACTCTTAATCCCAATGGCCCATTATGTAATAGTGGTAATCAAGGTTCTTTAGAACAATACACCTCCATTGGTGCTATTTCTCGTCGCACAGGAAAGGACCCAGCTATACTAGGGAAATTAGCTCAACAAGGTGATATTCAGTCCTTGACTTTTTGGCAAGAATATGGTAAGGACTTGGGCATTGGTTTAACCAGTTTAATATATGTACTTACCCCCCAAGCAATTATTATTGGTGGTGGTATTAGTGCTAGTTTTGAGTATTTTTTACCAGCAATGCAAGAGGAAATTGAAACCCGGGTTTTACCAAGTTCTCGTATAGGTTTACAAATTTTAAAAGCACAATTGGGTAATAGTGCAGGTATGGCAGGTGCAGCAAAATTAGCTTGGAATAAGTAA
- a CDS encoding TonB-dependent receptor plug domain-containing protein, with protein sequence MKSRFVLFPVFLLNLLVVFPAFVGGKAHALEIDGNPPGAIASEFSITSSSLPTEQDDSDISVDVIGEKDVLPESTPTYIIDKEEIQKQGATSVADVLKRMPGFTINNVGHGADIHTGTYYRGASIDQSVFLINGRPINTNISTYHGATDLNSIPVESIERVELYSGGAASLYGSSAFGGVVNIITKEGSSKPKLTGTVEFGSLNFNNQQLSYSGSGDRVKYNLSFERFFIDNRYPVPEGAANRNPADGFLFNADTGVSTYFGRVILDVNPKNSLNLDVKSIASRRGLVYFGFPLQRDRLDHDAINVGLSWKTRLAQNNDSNLTTTVGYNQDYFSTYGPTGAGGIFNRTGILDTKQITARVDHEWKLSLNNQLRWGLDLKNTDLKGDVISTNPALAAKNEKEDRSVLNTALFAVNTWKITDDFSVDLGLRQNIDSKFGSYLNPSVGLKYAINPVVAVRGSWGGAQRNPGLDQLYVFDTVHNWDPNPDLKPETGSTWTAGFDFNISRNFLAQLTYFGSSLDNRLSLAPRPAPNPPQWDNVGLVNTNGLEGVLQYRFAPNWSSFVNYTYTDAQIKTGTEKGRQLGLIPYSLLQSGVGYENKGWGANLYLTYNSGTRRALFTNNNAGQQATDFAPSFVNLDLSGRIPMGKNVGLTFYLENLLGEQYEKVNRIYSPGFTFRVGVNANI encoded by the coding sequence ATGAAAAGTAGGTTTGTTTTATTCCCGGTTTTTTTATTGAATCTGTTGGTGGTTTTTCCTGCTTTTGTAGGTGGTAAGGCCCATGCTTTAGAAATAGATGGGAACCCACCCGGAGCGATCGCCAGTGAATTTTCCATCACAAGTAGTAGTTTACCAACGGAGCAAGATGATTCAGATATTTCCGTAGATGTGATAGGAGAAAAAGACGTTCTACCGGAATCTACTCCCACATATATTATTGACAAAGAAGAGATTCAAAAGCAAGGTGCGACAAGTGTAGCTGACGTTTTAAAAAGAATGCCCGGTTTTACTATTAATAATGTAGGACATGGAGCGGATATTCACACTGGTACATACTATAGAGGTGCTTCCATTGATCAATCTGTATTTTTAATTAATGGCAGACCAATTAACACTAATATTAGCACCTATCATGGAGCTACAGATTTAAATAGTATTCCCGTGGAATCCATTGAAAGAGTTGAATTATATAGCGGTGGTGCTGCTTCTTTGTATGGTTCCTCTGCTTTTGGTGGCGTGGTTAACATCATCACTAAAGAAGGCTCTTCCAAGCCAAAACTTACTGGTACTGTAGAATTTGGCTCTTTAAATTTTAATAATCAACAGTTGAGTTATTCCGGTTCTGGTGACAGAGTTAAATACAATTTAAGCTTTGAAAGATTCTTCATAGACAACCGTTATCCCGTACCCGAAGGAGCAGCTAATCGCAATCCTGCTGATGGTTTTTTATTCAATGCTGATACAGGGGTTAGTACCTATTTTGGTCGTGTGATTTTAGATGTTAACCCCAAAAATTCTTTGAATTTAGATGTGAAGAGTATTGCCAGTCGTCGGGGTTTAGTTTACTTTGGATTTCCCCTGCAAAGGGATAGATTAGACCATGATGCTATAAATGTGGGATTATCCTGGAAAACTCGATTAGCTCAAAACAATGATTCTAATCTCACCACCACCGTTGGCTATAACCAGGATTATTTTAGTACCTATGGACCAACAGGTGCAGGTGGAATATTCAATCGCACAGGAATCCTAGATACTAAACAAATTACTGCTAGGGTAGATCATGAGTGGAAACTGAGTCTCAATAATCAATTACGCTGGGGGTTAGATTTAAAAAATACTGATTTAAAGGGAGATGTTATTAGTACCAACCCAGCACTTGCTGCCAAAAATGAGAAGGAAGATAGAAGTGTTCTCAACACAGCTTTATTTGCAGTCAATACTTGGAAGATTACCGATGATTTTTCAGTTGATTTGGGTTTAAGACAAAATATTGACAGCAAATTTGGCAGTTATTTAAATCCTAGTGTGGGTTTAAAGTATGCGATTAATCCCGTAGTTGCAGTGCGAGGAAGTTGGGGGGGAGCCCAACGGAATCCGGGGTTAGACCAGTTATATGTTTTTGACACAGTCCATAACTGGGATCCTAATCCTGACTTAAAACCAGAAACTGGTTCCACTTGGACCGCAGGGTTTGATTTTAATATATCTAGGAACTTCTTGGCCCAGTTAACCTATTTTGGCAGTAGTCTGGATAATCGCTTGTCTCTTGCTCCTCGTCCCGCTCCCAATCCACCTCAATGGGACAATGTAGGGTTGGTAAATACCAATGGTTTGGAGGGAGTTTTACAATATAGGTTTGCTCCTAATTGGTCTAGTTTTGTCAATTATACTTACACTGATGCGCAAATTAAAACAGGAACAGAAAAGGGAAGACAGTTAGGTTTGATTCCTTATTCTTTATTACAAAGTGGTGTGGGTTATGAAAACAAAGGTTGGGGGGCTAATTTATATTTGACTTATAATAGCGGTACTCGTCGTGCTTTGTTTACTAATAATAATGCTGGTCAGCAAGCTACAGACTTTGCTCCTAGTTTTGTTAATTTAGATTTGAGTGGTCGCATTCCCATGGGTAAAAATGTGGGACTGACTTTTTACCTAGAAAATCTCTTGGGTGAACAGTATGAAAAGGTAAATCGTATCTACAGTCCTGGTTTCACTTTTAGAGTGGGTGTCAACGCTAATATTTAA
- the truB gene encoding tRNA pseudouridine(55) synthase TruB — translation MEGFLNLNKPDNWTSHDCVARVRKLLRLKRVGHAGTLDPAATGVLPIALGRATRLLQFLPGNKAYQATVRFGIRTTTDDLQGEVLTCEPCPHLNLTDIEREIGQFTGLIQQIPPSYSAIQVDGKRLYDLARQGEIFQAPTRTVQVFKIDILGWRTGDFPELDLVICCGTGTYIRAIARDLGVVLKTGATLAKLTRTESSGFDLENSLSFLDIENQLQSQTFKPIAPDTPLENLSFINLEETIAKKWCQGQKVPVEVSLMDLVRVYGQHNNFLGIGKIENEILIPQMVFEPV, via the coding sequence GTGGAAGGATTTCTCAATTTAAACAAACCTGATAACTGGACCTCTCATGACTGCGTAGCTAGGGTGAGAAAATTGCTTCGGTTAAAACGGGTAGGACATGCAGGAACTCTAGACCCAGCAGCTACGGGAGTATTACCCATTGCTCTTGGTAGGGCTACAAGACTGTTGCAATTTTTACCTGGCAATAAAGCATATCAAGCTACGGTCCGCTTTGGGATCAGAACCACCACAGATGATTTACAAGGGGAAGTACTTACTTGTGAACCTTGTCCCCATTTAAATTTAACTGACATAGAAAGGGAAATTGGGCAATTTACCGGGTTAATTCAACAGATACCTCCCAGTTATAGCGCTATCCAAGTGGATGGTAAACGATTGTATGATTTGGCACGACAGGGAGAAATCTTCCAAGCGCCAACGAGAACTGTACAAGTATTCAAAATAGATATTCTGGGTTGGCGTACTGGTGATTTTCCTGAATTGGATTTAGTTATATGCTGCGGTACAGGTACTTATATTCGTGCGATCGCCCGGGATTTAGGGGTAGTGTTAAAAACAGGCGCGACTCTGGCTAAATTGACTAGAACTGAAAGTAGTGGTTTTGATTTAGAAAACAGTTTGAGTTTTTTAGACATAGAAAACCAATTACAGTCCCAGACATTTAAACCTATTGCTCCGGATACACCATTAGAAAACTTGTCATTTATTAACCTGGAGGAAACAATTGCCAAAAAATGGTGTCAAGGACAAAAAGTGCCAGTAGAAGTTAGTTTAATGGATTTAGTTAGGGTTTACGGACAGCATAACAACTTTTTGGGAATTGGTAAAATAGAAAATGAGATTCTCATACCTCAAATGGTGTTTGAACCAGTATAA
- a CDS encoding class I SAM-dependent methyltransferase, with the protein MTTAIKPDLTSNLVNRVLSIKPLFDFAKHQAREMMIKRAQKIGINWHQEVEKLQARDWSNDLAQVQDPQLTYPDYYLTSFHAYETGNMSWQAAFEVESAAYAVHAKVWPDFLPDGDAKLRQSYHHILKTLIPDTPKDILDLGCSVGMSTFALQAIYPQSQITGLDLSPYFLAVANYRSQKSPQYQNSINWLHAAAESTGMPDNSYDLVSIFLMCHELPQSATQKIFVEARRVLRPGGHLTIMDMNPQSEIYKKMPTYVFTLLKSTEPYLDDYFTLDMEKSLIDAGFKTPTMTSNSPRHRTVIAQVIK; encoded by the coding sequence ATGACTACTGCTATCAAACCCGATTTAACTTCAAACTTGGTCAATAGGGTACTTTCCATTAAGCCCTTATTTGATTTTGCTAAACACCAAGCAAGAGAAATGATGATTAAACGGGCCCAAAAAATAGGTATAAATTGGCATCAAGAAGTGGAAAAGTTGCAAGCACGAGACTGGAGCAATGATCTGGCCCAAGTGCAAGATCCTCAACTTACCTATCCAGACTACTATCTTACCTCATTTCACGCATACGAAACGGGTAATATGAGTTGGCAAGCTGCTTTTGAGGTAGAATCTGCTGCTTATGCAGTTCATGCAAAGGTTTGGCCAGATTTTCTTCCTGACGGAGATGCCAAACTTAGACAAAGCTACCACCATATCCTGAAAACCTTGATCCCCGACACACCAAAGGATATTTTAGACCTAGGTTGCAGTGTGGGAATGAGTACCTTTGCTTTACAAGCAATTTATCCCCAAAGCCAAATTACGGGTTTGGACTTATCTCCCTATTTTTTAGCTGTTGCTAATTATCGTTCTCAAAAAAGTCCTCAATATCAAAATTCCATTAATTGGCTTCATGCAGCAGCGGAGTCTACAGGAATGCCAGATAATTCCTATGATCTGGTTTCTATTTTTCTAATGTGTCATGAATTACCCCAGTCTGCTACTCAAAAGATCTTTGTGGAAGCAAGACGGGTTTTACGTCCAGGTGGTCATTTGACCATTATGGACATGAATCCCCAATCAGAGATTTACAAAAAAATGCCCACTTATGTTTTTACCTTGCTAAAAAGTACAGAACCCTATTTAGATGATTACTTTACCCTAGATATGGAGAAATCATTGATAGATGCTGGTTTTAAAACTCCAACTATGACTAGCAATAGTCCTAGGCACAGAACTGTTATTGCTCAAGTAATCAAGTAA
- a CDS encoding cobalamin-binding protein: protein MEKDIRIVSLSPSATEIVATLGLQNAIVGRSHECDYPPEIAGVPICTEARLNGNGNSSTIHDEVSKILQSALGIYKIKLDVLEKLKPTHIITQAQCNVCAVTLSDVEKAVKELTHLSPDIISLQPTTLGDVWGDIERVGQTFGVNSIKILENLEARVKICNRRIGGLSLGEMPTVACIEWTDPVMTAANWIPELVDLAGGKILFTVMGKPSTRINRETLVATNPDVIIFMPCGFNLERTQQEAKLLTQHPDWGKLHAVKTGRVFVTDGNAYFNRPGPRLVDSVEILAEILHPDIFEYGYQGTGWELAN from the coding sequence ATGGAAAAAGATATCAGAATTGTGTCTTTAAGTCCCAGCGCTACTGAAATAGTAGCTACCCTGGGACTCCAAAATGCCATTGTTGGTCGCTCCCATGAGTGTGACTATCCCCCAGAAATAGCTGGTGTACCTATTTGTACCGAAGCCCGATTAAATGGTAATGGCAACAGTAGTACTATTCACGATGAGGTAAGTAAAATTCTTCAGTCTGCTCTGGGCATTTATAAGATTAAATTAGATGTTCTAGAAAAATTAAAACCTACTCATATTATTACTCAAGCTCAATGCAATGTTTGTGCGGTTACTTTGTCAGATGTGGAAAAAGCTGTGAAGGAACTTACCCATCTTTCACCTGACATTATTTCTTTACAACCTACCACCTTAGGAGATGTATGGGGTGATATTGAAAGAGTGGGTCAAACTTTTGGAGTGAATTCAATAAAAATACTAGAAAATTTAGAAGCAAGGGTAAAAATTTGCAATAGAAGAATAGGTGGACTTTCCCTGGGAGAAATGCCGACAGTTGCTTGTATTGAGTGGACTGACCCAGTGATGACTGCGGCAAATTGGATACCTGAGTTGGTAGATTTGGCGGGAGGAAAAATCTTGTTTACCGTTATGGGTAAACCCTCTACCCGCATTAACCGGGAAACTCTAGTTGCAACTAATCCAGATGTAATTATTTTTATGCCCTGTGGCTTTAATTTAGAAAGGACTCAACAGGAAGCTAAGTTATTGACTCAACATCCAGACTGGGGTAAACTCCATGCTGTCAAAACTGGAAGAGTATTTGTCACAGATGGCAACGCCTATTTTAATCGACCAGGACCACGATTGGTTGATTCTGTAGAGATTTTGGCAGAAATCCTACACCCGGATATTTTTGAATATGGTTATCAGGGCACTGGGTGGGAACTGGCCAATTAA
- a CDS encoding DUF3352 domain-containing protein, whose translation MAKSKSKFLIPAVGATMVVAGSIATYLYLNSFTSETPLESAKLIPSNTLMVTYFNTDPQLWSKLGKFGTSQARQIVTQRLQSVNQSIFENNISYEKDIQPWIGGVTLAVLPSNSNGNLSTSAPNLLVVGIKDKFGALNFANKLRQQKTLKTEEFNYKGEKIISSNNKGKSSYLCLLNSTYILLSDQKETVQKAIDTFKGQPSFANAEASKIILSQTVDVKNSLGQIYVPDYGKMIKELSASSPNAGPLQPQVLEQIKRVKSLVAKVGIDDWGLRFKAVVNLDPQLNKFEYESSSSKILELVPGDTIGLVTGKNINRTWLTFLDESKNDPQIWQGIQQVKQQFQNNANIDLNKDIFSWMDGEFAWSAVKSNQGLLANSGFGIAMVFDTSDRPTAETTLKKLDDLVRKQSLTVAKRNINNKSITEWGVPGGGILFTHGWSDQDTVFMALGGAVGEKLADNKGQTIDKSNNFKSVISSLEKPNGGYFYLDMDKTIPIINSISGQPLPPDTTAILSSIRGFGMTFHNPNKSTTQLEMLLGLKPSR comes from the coding sequence ATGGCTAAGAGTAAATCCAAGTTCCTAATTCCCGCTGTTGGCGCTACCATGGTGGTTGCAGGGAGCATAGCTACATATCTGTACCTAAATTCTTTTACAAGTGAAACTCCGTTAGAGAGTGCTAAATTAATTCCCAGCAACACTTTAATGGTAACCTACTTCAATACAGATCCACAACTCTGGAGTAAACTGGGTAAATTTGGCACTTCCCAAGCACGACAAATAGTAACTCAACGGTTACAGTCCGTCAATCAAAGTATATTTGAAAACAATATTTCCTATGAAAAGGATATCCAACCCTGGATTGGTGGTGTCACCCTTGCTGTATTACCATCAAACTCTAATGGGAATTTATCTACCTCAGCACCTAATCTACTAGTGGTTGGCATTAAGGATAAGTTTGGTGCCCTAAATTTTGCTAATAAATTAAGACAGCAAAAGACTCTCAAAACTGAGGAGTTCAACTACAAGGGGGAGAAAATTATTTCTAGTAATAACAAGGGTAAGTCTAGTTATCTTTGTTTGTTAAACAGTACATATATACTATTATCTGATCAAAAGGAAACTGTACAAAAAGCTATTGATACTTTTAAAGGTCAACCTTCCTTTGCAAATGCGGAAGCAAGTAAAATTATTCTTTCTCAAACAGTAGATGTAAAAAATAGTCTAGGTCAAATATATGTACCTGATTATGGTAAGATGATCAAGGAACTAAGTGCGTCAAGTCCGAATGCTGGACCATTACAACCACAAGTTTTGGAACAAATTAAGCGAGTAAAATCACTAGTAGCCAAGGTTGGGATTGATGATTGGGGACTCAGGTTTAAAGCGGTGGTAAATTTAGATCCTCAACTAAACAAGTTTGAGTATGAAAGCAGTTCTTCCAAAATACTGGAACTGGTTCCTGGAGATACTATTGGTTTGGTCACAGGGAAAAACATTAATCGCACCTGGCTAACTTTCTTAGACGAATCAAAAAATGATCCTCAAATTTGGCAAGGGATTCAACAAGTAAAACAACAATTCCAAAACAATGCTAATATTGACCTCAATAAAGACATATTTAGCTGGATGGACGGGGAGTTTGCTTGGAGCGCAGTCAAGTCAAATCAAGGACTACTAGCTAATAGTGGGTTTGGTATAGCAATGGTCTTTGATACGAGCGATCGCCCGACAGCGGAAACAACCTTAAAGAAACTAGATGACTTAGTCAGAAAGCAGTCATTAACAGTAGCAAAAAGGAACATTAACAATAAAAGCATTACGGAGTGGGGGGTTCCGGGTGGAGGGATTTTATTTACCCATGGTTGGTCAGATCAAGATACCGTATTTATGGCGCTTGGGGGTGCGGTGGGGGAGAAACTGGCTGACAATAAGGGACAAACCATTGACAAAAGCAACAATTTTAAGTCTGTAATTAGTTCCCTAGAAAAACCCAACGGTGGTTATTTCTATCTGGATATGGACAAAACCATCCCCATAATCAATAGTATATCAGGTCAACCCCTACCACCAGATACAACTGCCATTTTATCTTCAATTCGCGGTTTTGGGATGACCTTTCACAACCCCAATAAGTCCACCACTCAACTGGAAATGTTATTGGGATTGAAACCGAGTAGGTAG
- a CDS encoding alpha/beta hydrolase, with translation MLLPTFSIGSSATAAEKIYVNYSILEIPIPVLSLEKYTKTGVLDNDLSVYQNSLQQLQDLKQILSIKIRIDPATTKQFLHTLPGEFILQRLAKLITNKSGESTSQIENLRTAIVAASAQPEGLTLLNLVKNYPGYSVNIDLDHGLYVAKNLERLINKTNQAIAIIQEQSKKEAANIPQGNLSVLPDLQNQGNFIVKKSVKNFFDTSRNRQLLTDIYIPESNNFHQSIPVIIISHGLGLDSSNFRYLAKHLASHGLAVVVPNHPDVLLKKINLTKLEEAKELIDRPLDIKYILDELEKIDRIHIPFQGKLNLQQVGVFGQSLGGYTALALAGAKINFQQLKKDCTPNALGETWNMSLLLQCRALELPNNFLTEQQVKLKLKLYGDLNTNLKTNLKPNLTLNLRDDRIKAVIAVNPLISSIFGEDGLNEIATPVMLISSSQDAVSPALYEQILPFSWLNKVNKFLVMLVGGTHFSSIGNSEPGSEQILLPRELTGDTDQAHTYINTLSLPFFQSYVWGRPQYLPYLNAAYAQKISRQSLGLTLIRFLKTPQLLPLFKEQPE, from the coding sequence ATGCTACTACCAACTTTTAGCATCGGTAGTTCCGCTACAGCAGCAGAAAAAATATATGTTAATTATTCCATTTTAGAAATTCCCATTCCAGTCCTTAGTTTGGAAAAATATACCAAAACGGGAGTGCTAGATAATGATTTATCAGTTTATCAAAACTCCCTCCAGCAGTTACAAGATTTAAAACAAATACTCTCCATAAAAATACGTATTGATCCTGCCACTACTAAACAGTTTCTTCATACCTTACCAGGGGAGTTTATATTACAAAGATTGGCAAAACTAATAACTAATAAATCTGGGGAATCAACATCACAAATTGAAAATTTACGCACTGCTATAGTTGCTGCATCAGCACAACCAGAGGGTTTAACATTATTGAACTTAGTGAAAAATTACCCTGGTTATAGTGTGAATATAGACCTAGACCATGGTTTATATGTGGCTAAGAATTTAGAGCGGTTAATTAATAAAACAAATCAGGCGATCGCCATTATACAAGAGCAATCAAAAAAAGAAGCTGCTAATATTCCCCAAGGGAATTTATCCGTTTTACCAGATTTGCAAAATCAAGGTAATTTCATAGTTAAAAAATCTGTCAAGAATTTTTTTGATACTAGTCGCAATCGGCAATTATTAACAGATATTTATATTCCAGAAAGTAATAATTTTCATCAGTCGATTCCAGTGATAATTATTTCCCATGGATTAGGTTTAGATAGTAGTAATTTTCGCTATTTAGCCAAACATCTAGCTTCTCATGGATTAGCTGTGGTTGTTCCCAATCATCCTGACGTGCTGCTCAAAAAAATTAATCTCACTAAATTAGAAGAAGCAAAAGAGCTGATTGATAGACCTCTTGATATAAAATATATCTTAGATGAACTAGAAAAAATTGACCGGATCCATATACCATTCCAGGGTAAATTGAATCTGCAACAGGTGGGAGTATTTGGACAATCTCTGGGAGGTTACACCGCCCTAGCATTAGCAGGAGCAAAAATTAACTTTCAGCAACTAAAAAAGGATTGTACTCCCAATGCACTGGGGGAAACCTGGAACATGTCCTTATTACTTCAATGTCGGGCCCTAGAATTGCCCAATAATTTCTTGACTGAACAACAAGTTAAGTTAAAATTGAAGTTGTACGGAGACTTGAACACTAATCTCAAAACTAATCTAAAACCAAATTTAACCCTTAATTTACGGGATGATAGAATAAAAGCAGTGATTGCGGTTAACCCTTTAATCAGTTCTATATTTGGAGAGGATGGATTAAATGAAATTGCCACTCCAGTTATGTTAATTAGCAGCAGTCAAGACGCTGTCTCACCAGCGTTATATGAGCAAATTCTTCCTTTTTCCTGGTTAAATAAGGTTAATAAATTTCTGGTTATGCTGGTAGGTGGAACTCATTTTTCTAGCATTGGCAATAGTGAACCAGGAAGCGAGCAAATACTATTACCACGAGAATTAACCGGAGACACGGATCAGGCCCATACCTATATCAATACTTTAAGTTTGCCTTTCTTCCAAAGCTATGTATGGGGGAGACCACAATATCTCCCCTACCTCAATGCTGCTTATGCTCAAAAGATTTCTCGTCAGTCCTTGGGTTTAACTCTGATTCGGTTTTTAAAAACTCCCCAGTTATTACCTCTATTCAAGGAGCAACCAGAGTAG